The following coding sequences lie in one Criblamydia sequanensis CRIB-18 genomic window:
- the dinB gene encoding DNA polymerase IV, translating to MKRIILHIDMDAFFASIEIAENPHLKGLPIIVGGNPDRRGVVSTCSYEARVYGVHSAMPLHEAKKLCPKAIFITGNYSLYKNYSEKIMKILTKVCPIVEIVSIDEAYLDFTNFVDEEHILEIGQEIKNQIFYKTGLTSSIGIGSCKLISKMASSFQKPNGLLQIKSGLEVEFLKPLDIGKLPGVGTKTEEHLRKKGFFKISDLQEASLEKLIDLMGVSRGYYLHKACLGRDPRVVEGEKRSPKSIGKEETFDKDIADILLLQEVLENQLKAIFEKAKERKLRFKGFSIKIRHPDFKTFTKSYTFKNFTQNYHELRKAVFSLFESFYSGSPPLRLLGVSLENLSDGYWQPTFWDDL from the coding sequence ATGAAGAGAATTATACTCCATATCGACATGGATGCCTTTTTTGCTAGCATCGAAATTGCGGAAAATCCTCACTTAAAAGGACTTCCGATAATCGTCGGAGGAAACCCCGATAGGAGGGGGGTGGTTTCTACCTGTTCGTATGAAGCGAGAGTTTACGGAGTGCACTCGGCGATGCCTCTTCATGAGGCAAAAAAATTATGTCCCAAGGCCATTTTTATCACCGGAAATTATTCCCTTTATAAGAATTACTCCGAAAAAATTATGAAAATCTTAACAAAAGTATGCCCTATCGTTGAAATAGTTAGCATTGATGAAGCTTATCTTGATTTTACAAATTTTGTGGATGAGGAGCATATCCTGGAAATAGGCCAAGAGATAAAGAATCAGATTTTTTACAAAACGGGGCTCACTTCCTCTATCGGGATTGGCTCTTGCAAACTGATTTCAAAAATGGCTTCTTCTTTCCAAAAGCCAAATGGCCTTTTACAAATTAAATCAGGCCTGGAAGTGGAGTTTCTAAAACCCCTTGATATCGGGAAGCTTCCGGGCGTTGGTACAAAAACAGAAGAGCATCTTAGGAAGAAAGGTTTTTTTAAAATTTCAGATTTGCAGGAAGCTTCTCTTGAAAAGTTGATCGATTTAATGGGAGTTTCGAGAGGTTACTACCTTCATAAGGCTTGCTTGGGACGCGATCCAAGGGTCGTTGAAGGGGAAAAAAGGTCTCCTAAATCTATTGGCAAAGAAGAGACTTTCGATAAAGACATCGCCGATATTTTGCTTCTCCAAGAGGTCCTTGAGAATCAGCTTAAAGCTATTTTTGAAAAAGCAAAAGAAAGGAAATTACGTTTTAAAGGGTTTTCTATAAAAATCAGACACCCTGATTTTAAAACATTTACAAAGTCATATACGTTTAAAAATTTCACTCAGAACTATCATGAGTTAAGAAAAGCTGTATTTTCTCTTTTTGAGTCGTTTTATTCCGGCTCCCCCCCGCTTCGTCTTTTAGGAGTAAGCCTTGAAAACTTAAGCGACGGTTATTGGCAGCCTACTTTTTGGGACGATCTTTAG